The sequence GACCATGATGTTTTTTGCCACGGTTTTGGCTCTGGGACTGCTTTTATCTGACCAATCTGATGATTCTGTGTGGAATAGTTTCATCCCGCCGACGTTGAGCATCGGCAGTACCGCCACCGCCATAACAATAAAACCGATCCCGCCCAACCATTGCAGAATCGAACGCCATAGCAGGATGCTAGGAGCCATATCATCCAGACCGCTGAGTACCGTTGAGCCAGTGGTGGTTATTCCCGACATCGTTTCAAAATAGGCATCGGTGAAACTGATGTGGTTTATGAACATAAACGGTAGTGCAGCAAAGGCACTGGCGATGGACCACACCAAACTGGTGATGAGGAACATGTCGCGAACACTCAGCTTAAATGTAGCGGTGCTGCCTATCGATAAACAGGCAAAAGCGATGATATGAGTGATGATGACCGCTTGGCCAAACTCGATAAAGCCAGCCGTACCAGTGAAAAAAGCGACCAGAGTCGGGACGTACATAAACAGGGCCAGTTTGGAGAGAACTAGCCCGACCACAAACAGAACGGGGCGGAAATTGAGCATGTCCCTAACCTTATAGGAAGAACGGACTCGGTTGGAACAGGGCTTCTACGTCTGGCACATATTTCTTATCAACTAAGAACATCACCACGTGGTCATCTTGTTCAATCACGGTACGGTCATGGGCAATCAGGACTTCTTCACCACGCACGATAGCACCAATGGTCGTGCCTGGCGGTAGTTTAATATCACCGATCGCTCGGCCAACTACTTTTGACGTCGTTTCATCACCGTGTGCGATCGCTTCAATCGCTTCTGCTGCGCCTCGTCGTAAAGAGGATACGTTAACAATATCGGCACGACGAACGTGAGTTAACAACGCAGAAATCGTTGCTTGCTGAGGGGAGATTGCAACATCAATCACACCGCCTTGAACAAGGTCAACGTAAGCACCACGCTGGATCAAAACCATCACTTTCTTCGCGCCCATGCGCTTAGCGAGCATCGCAGACATGATGTTGGTTTCATCTTCGTTGGTCAGTGCGATGAAGACATCTACTTGATCGATGTTTTCTTCGCTGAGGAGTTCCTGATCGGCCGCGTCACCACAGAAGACAATGGTGTTTTCGAGCTCTTCAGAGAGTTTTTCAGCACGTTGGTAACCGCGTTCAATCAGCTTCACGCTGTAGGTTTGCTCCAAACGTTTTGCCAAACTTGCGCCGATATTACCGCCGCCCACGATCATTACGCGGCGATACGGCTTTTCCAAACGTTGCAGTTCACTCATGACTGAGCGAATGTGGTTACTTGCTGCGACAAAGAACACTTCATCATCGGCTTCGATAATGGTTGTTCCTTGTGGACGAATTGGTCGGCCTTGACGGAAAATGGCAGCCACACGAGTGTCGATGTGCGGCATGTGCTCACGCAGCGTGGAAAGTGCATTACCAACCAGAGGGCCGCCATAGTAGGCTTTTACTGCCACAAGGCTGACTTTTTGATCGGCAAAGCTTACTACCTGTAGTGCACCTGGGTATTGAATCAAGCGTTCGATATAGCTTGTGACTAACTCTTCTGGGGCAATTAGGTGATCGACGGGGACCGCACCGGACTGGAATAGCGCTTCTTTCTCGGCTAGGTACTCTGGTGAGCGAATCCGTGCAATTCGGTTTGGCGTGTTAAACAGAGAGAACGCGACCTGACAAGCTGCCATATTGGTTTCGTCCGTATTTGTCACTGCGACCAACATATCCGCATCTTGTGCGCCCGCTTCGCGAAGCGAGTTTGGATGACTGGCGTGCCCGTGTACCACACGCAAATCGTACTTGTCTTGCAGTTCTCGCAGTCGGTCATTATCTCGGTCAACAATCGTAATATCGTTGTTTTCACCTACCAGGTTTTCTGCCAGCGTACCGCCTACCTGACCTGCGCCAAGAATGATGATTTTCATACTTTGTTCTCGTTTAACCTATAAATAGGGCGGTGAAATTGCCTTCACCGCCCAACTGAATTACGCGCTTTTCTTAAGGATGGCGTAGTAAAATCCATCCATCCCTTCTTCACCAGGCAATATCTGACGACCTGGATTGTTCGCGTCAGAGCCTTCTAACTGCGCGTTAGCTGTACGGGTAAGAAACGCCTTTACCTGCTCTTTGTTCTCTTGTGGCGTGATTGAGCATGTCGCATACACCAAAGTACCACCCGGTTTAAGCTGTTGCCACATGGCATCTAAAATTTCACTTTGTAGCTCTGCCAGTGCCGCGATGTCATCGCCGCGACGTAGCCACTTGATATCTGGGTGGCGACGAATAACACCGGTAGCCGAACATGGCGCATCAAGCAGAATGCGATCAAATTGCTCGCCTTGCCACCAGTCTTGCGGATTACGGGCGTCGCCGCAAATAACTTTTGCGTTAAGTTTTAGGCGCTCTAGGTTTTCGTGAACGCGCTTTAGGCGTGTTTCATCGCAGTCTATAGCGACCACTTCACAGCCTTGGGTACGTTCCAGAATATGCGCGGTTTTACCGCCCGGAGCAGCACAACAATCTAAGATTAGCTCGCCGTCTTTCGGAGTTAAGTAATTGATTGAGAGCTGCGCAGCGGCATCCTGAACGGAAACCCAGCCTTTATCAAAGCCTGGCAATGTCGTTACGTCACATGGTACTGCCAATCTTAGGGCGTCGTTCGCTTCACTGTGAGCAGTGCTATCAATGTTTTCATTTTTGAGCAGTGCTTGGTATTCGTCTCTAGTATGGTACTGGTGGTTGACGCGAAGCCACATTGGCGCTTTGTTGTTGTTCGCTTCAACAATCTGTTCCCATTGATCTGGATAGCTTTCTTTCAGTAGCTTTAAAAGCCAGCTAGGATGACCGTATTTACCTGCATCGTGGCTAACCGCCATGGCATCCAACTCTTCTTGGTTACGTTGGTAGTTGCGCAGTACCGCGTTGATTAATCCACGCAGACGAGGACCTTTGAGCTCTTTAGTGCCTTCCACTGTTTCACCAACGGCCGCATGGGCAGGAATACGCATGAAGCTCAATTGATAGATACCAACCAAGATCAAGTGGTGAAATACGCGTTGTTTGCCTTTTAATGGTTTATCCATCAGCTCATTGGCAATGGATTCAAGGCGAGGAAGGTAGCGCAGTGCGCCAAAGCAAATCTCTTGCAGTAGAGCATGGTCACGAGGTCTTACTTTTTGTTGAGCCGCAGGGAGTGCGTTAGAGAGAGAGTGACCTTTGTCGACCACGAGGAATAGGACGTTTGCTGCAGCAGCACGAACATTCATGATGAATACCTTAATGGTGCGAGACCATCTCTGATCTCAAAAAGTTCTTAATAGTGAGCCAAGCCTAGAACGTTGGATTGGCTCATGTTTATGGGTTAGCTCAGTACGCTTCCAACTTCAAACCAGTTGGCGCGAGAGTTGAGAATATCTTGCACTGCCATGGCTTTTTTACCTGGCACTTGAAGCTGTTCCAGTACCAGTACGCCATTGCCCGTCGCCACGTAGATACCCGTCTTATCCGCTTGCAAAATCGTTCCTGCAGGCTTATCAGTCGATTGTTCGTCTACTCGGCTTTGCCATACTTTGATGTTGTTTTCTAACGCTTCAAAGTGGCTCATTGGCCATGGGTTGAAAGCGCGAACACAGCGTTCGATGTGCGCAGCGTCATCGCTCCAATTGATGCGAGCTTCTTCTTTGCTCAGCTTCTTCGCGTAGTTCGCTTGCTCATCATCTTGTTTTACAGGTACTGTCTTACCGTTTGCGATGTCAGCCAGACACTCCACTAGTGCTTGAGGGCCTAGCTCAGCGAGTTTCTCGTACATAGAAGCACTGGTGTCGGTTGCTTCGATAGGTAGCGTCGCGACTTTCAGCATCTCGCCAGTATCTAGACCAATATCCATCTGCATGATGGTCACGCCAGTCTCTTTATCGCCAGCCCAAATAGAGCGCTGAATCGGTGCTGCACCACGCCAACGAGGAAGAATCGAGCCGTGTACGTTGATACAACCCAGTTTAGGGGTATCAAGCACCGCTTGTGGCAATAGCATACCGTAAGCCACCACGACCATGATGTCAGCGTTTAAGTCTGCAAGCTCTTGTTTTGCTTCATCAGACTTAAAGTTTTCTGGTTGGTAGACAGGTACATTGTGTTCAACGGCTAAGTTTTTAACTGCACTTGCCGTCAGTTTCTTACCACGGCCTGCTGGACGGTCAGGGTTAGTGTAAACAGCAATGACATCGTGCTCCGAAGACAACAACGCCGCCAAATGACGGGCGGCGAAGTCCGGAGTACCTGCGAAAACGATTTTTAAAGGTTTGCTCAAGGTACTTTCCTTCAATTAATTAGCAACTAGGCTTAGCTTGCGTGCTTCTCGTTAAAGCGTTTGATTTTCGCGAGCTTTTCTTGAATGCGCTTACGCTTTAAAGGCGAAAGGTAATCAACAAACAGTTTGCCTTCTAGGTGGTCAAGCTCATGTTGAACACAGATGGCAAGCAGGTCGTCTGCTTCAAATGTAAACTCTTCGCCGTCACGGTTTAGCGCTTTTACGCTCACTTCAGCTGCACGCGGAACCAGTGCACGTGCACCAGGTACAGATAGACAGCCTTCTTCAATGCCATCTTCACCGCGTTTTTCGATGATTTCTGGATTGATCAGCACCATTGGCTCGTCACGCGTATCTGAAACATCGATAACGACAATGCGTTGGTGGAAATCTACCTGGGTCGCAGCCAGGCCAATACCTTCTTCGTCGTACATGGTTTCAATCATGTCATCAACGAATTTTTGAATCTCAGGAGTCACCTCTTCTACAGGCTTAGCGACTGTG is a genomic window of Vibrio japonicus containing:
- the rsmB gene encoding 16S rRNA (cytosine(967)-C(5))-methyltransferase RsmB, encoding MNVRAAAANVLFLVVDKGHSLSNALPAAQQKVRPRDHALLQEICFGALRYLPRLESIANELMDKPLKGKQRVFHHLILVGIYQLSFMRIPAHAAVGETVEGTKELKGPRLRGLINAVLRNYQRNQEELDAMAVSHDAGKYGHPSWLLKLLKESYPDQWEQIVEANNNKAPMWLRVNHQYHTRDEYQALLKNENIDSTAHSEANDALRLAVPCDVTTLPGFDKGWVSVQDAAAQLSINYLTPKDGELILDCCAAPGGKTAHILERTQGCEVVAIDCDETRLKRVHENLERLKLNAKVICGDARNPQDWWQGEQFDRILLDAPCSATGVIRRHPDIKWLRRGDDIAALAELQSEILDAMWQQLKPGGTLVYATCSITPQENKEQVKAFLTRTANAQLEGSDANNPGRQILPGEEGMDGFYYAILKKSA
- the trkA gene encoding Trk system potassium transporter TrkA, with protein sequence MKIIILGAGQVGGTLAENLVGENNDITIVDRDNDRLRELQDKYDLRVVHGHASHPNSLREAGAQDADMLVAVTNTDETNMAACQVAFSLFNTPNRIARIRSPEYLAEKEALFQSGAVPVDHLIAPEELVTSYIERLIQYPGALQVVSFADQKVSLVAVKAYYGGPLVGNALSTLREHMPHIDTRVAAIFRQGRPIRPQGTTIIEADDEVFFVAASNHIRSVMSELQRLEKPYRRVMIVGGGNIGASLAKRLEQTYSVKLIERGYQRAEKLSEELENTIVFCGDAADQELLSEENIDQVDVFIALTNEDETNIMSAMLAKRMGAKKVMVLIQRGAYVDLVQGGVIDVAISPQQATISALLTHVRRADIVNVSSLRRGAAEAIEAIAHGDETTSKVVGRAIGDIKLPPGTTIGAIVRGEEVLIAHDRTVIEQDDHVVMFLVDKKYVPDVEALFQPSPFFL
- the def gene encoding peptide deformylase, translating into MSVLQVLTFPDDRLRTVAKPVEEVTPEIQKFVDDMIETMYDEEGIGLAATQVDFHQRIVVIDVSDTRDEPMVLINPEIIEKRGEDGIEEGCLSVPGARALVPRAAEVSVKALNRDGEEFTFEADDLLAICVQHELDHLEGKLFVDYLSPLKRKRIQEKLAKIKRFNEKHAS
- the fmt gene encoding methionyl-tRNA formyltransferase: MSKPLKIVFAGTPDFAARHLAALLSSEHDVIAVYTNPDRPAGRGKKLTASAVKNLAVEHNVPVYQPENFKSDEAKQELADLNADIMVVVAYGMLLPQAVLDTPKLGCINVHGSILPRWRGAAPIQRSIWAGDKETGVTIMQMDIGLDTGEMLKVATLPIEATDTSASMYEKLAELGPQALVECLADIANGKTVPVKQDDEQANYAKKLSKEEARINWSDDAAHIERCVRAFNPWPMSHFEALENNIKVWQSRVDEQSTDKPAGTILQADKTGIYVATGNGVLVLEQLQVPGKKAMAVQDILNSRANWFEVGSVLS